One Anopheles marshallii chromosome 3, idAnoMarsDA_429_01, whole genome shotgun sequence genomic region harbors:
- the LOC128712689 gene encoding uncharacterized protein LOC128712689, with product MSVDGVVLATENDHTYNRRQRRDRRWWAIELFHRREQAGNRLLDTIMAEQVSETIKTFLRMTKEDFDYLLSLIAPKIQRLDTHMRESITTQERLMITLRFLATGETFTGLQFVFRVSKSSISLIVRDVCSVLNEQLRTYVKMPSTTQQWREISKKFEDRWNFPYAIGAIDGKNLQIRAPSHSGSEYYNYKIFFSSVLLTVVDADYSFLHANIGGNGGISDGGVFKNSSLFQRLENNSLNSTIADTIH from the exons ATGAGTGTAGACGGTGTTGTATTGGCCACCGAAAATGACCATACGTATAATAGGCGACAGCGTAGGGATCGTCGATGGTGGGCAATAGAATTGTTCCACCGTAGAGAACAAGCTGGAAACCGGCTGTTAGATACCATTATGGCCGAACAGGTGAGCGAGACGATCAAGACATTCCTGCGGATGACGAAGGAAGATTTTGATTATCTACTATCCCTTATTGCTCCTAAAATCCAACGGCTGGATACACATATGCGGGAATCAATTACGACCCAAGAACGGTTGATGATCACTCTGCGCTTTTTGGCAACTGGAGAGACATTCACCGGCCTCCAGTTTGTGTTCCGC gTTTCCAAATCGTCAATAAGCTTGATTGTGAGGGATGTGTGTTCGGTCCTCAACGAGCAATTACGGACCTATGTAAAA atGCCGTCCACTACACAGCAATGGCGAGAAATTTCAAAGAAGTTTGAAGACCGGTGGAATTTTCCCTATGCCATAGGAGCCATCGATGggaaaaatcttcaaattcGAGCACCAAGCCACAGTGGTTCAGAATATTATAACTACAAAATTTTTTTCAGCAGCGTACTACTTACGGTAGTTGATGCTGACTACAGTTTTCTGCATGCCAATATTGGAGGAAACGGTGGCATTTCAGACGGAGGTGTATTTAAAAACAGTAGCCTATTCCAGCGTTTGGAAAACAATAGCCTCAACTCAACCATTGCAGATACCATACATTAA
- the LOC128712690 gene encoding uncharacterized protein LOC128712690, whose protein sequence is MSVDGVVLATENNHTYNRRQRRDRRWWAIELFHRREQAGNRLLDTIMAEQVSETIKTFLRMTKEDFDYLLSLIGPKIQRLDTHMRESITAQERLMITLRFLATGETFTGLQFVFRVSKLSISLIVRDVCSVLNEQLRTYVKVSACFVIYLNGNIE, encoded by the exons ATGAGTGTAGACGGTGTTGTATTGGCCACCGAAAATAACCATACGTATAATAGGCGACAGCGTAGGGATCGTCGATGGTGGGCAATAGAATTGTTCCACCGTAGAGAACAAGCTGGAAACCGGCTGTTAGATACCATTATGGCCGAACAGGTGAGCGAGACGATCAAGACATTCCTGCGGATGACGAAGGAAGATTTTGATTATCTACTATCCCTTATTGGTCCTAAAATCCAACGGCTGGATACACATATGCGGGAATCAATTACGGCCCAAGAACGGTTGATGATCACTCTGCGCTTTTTGGCAACTGGAGAGACATTCACCGGCCTCCAGTTTGTGTTCCGC gTTTCCAAATTGTCAATAAGCTTGATTGTGAGGGATGTGTGTTCAGTCCTCAACGAGCAATTACGGACCTATGTAAAAGTAAgtgcttgttttgttatttatttaaacgGTAATATAGAGTAG